CGATGCTCCTCCCTGGATCTGTGAAGTTCTATGCATAATCCAATTGTGTTGCTGAGTGTTGCAAGCCAGCTATAGTCTTCCTTGCTCCATATCACATTTTTATCCGTGGCCACACCCATATAGCCCCAGATTTTACCGACGTTAATTAATGGAATGGACATAAAAGATTTTAACCCATAGCTGTGCATTAGATCTATATCAATTTTGGCCTCTTCCGGCAACGTAGAAAGAGAGCTTACAATCACAGGCTGCCCGGACAAAATTTTCCTGCTCACATAAGGCACCAGAGCATTACTAATACGCTTATTGCGCTTAATAATAGATGATTGCGCATCCTTGGAAACAACCTCATAAACACATTCCTGAGACAAACCATCAGGGCTGAACTCAAACATATAAGCATTGCTGGCATTAAAGATGTCCCTTACGCTTTTAAGTATATTGGTCACGATGGTTTCCTCTTTGCCTCCTCTCATAAAGTCTGATAAAGAGACACCTATAGTACCAAGCTCAGTAAGCATATCCAATCCGCGGCTTGCCGCCTTTGAGGATTTTATCTCTCCGGAATCATTCAATTTTGCCTCTGCCGGCGGAGGCACTATCTGCATGGAACCAAAAGTTCCCTCTCCCCCGGGGCCCTGTACATAAGAGATAAAATGGGTCTTAACCCACATAATTCCATGCGCCAATTTAAAAGGAATTACATGGTCATTAAAATTCCGCTTAATTGACGAGTACTCATAAAAATCCCGCTTCACTATATCCTGGTAATCCTCAGGAATATAGTAGTCAACTTTATCAAACGCTATCGCATTCTCTTTTAAATCAAGAAGTTTGGAGATATTATCAGAAAACAGATATCTCTGGCGGGCCATGTCGGCCTCCCACCATCCAATTTGTGAATCTTGAGATACTTCCAGATAACGGTCCAAATTTGACCGCATAAATTTTTGAGATTCTTTATCCTCGTCCATTATAATTCAGAAAGAGCTCTTTTATAATTTCTCAAAATTACGGATTATATGAAAAAAAAGCAATCAATTATTCATTTTATTTTTCCAAAGCGTAGTCTACGCACTTGTTGATGAACGCAGTAAAGCGTGCAGTCTCCTTCAAAAGGGCAGCCACTCTTTTTGCAAGCTTATCATCCTTAAACAGAAAATTCTCGCTCATTTGATAACCCAGGGATATCTCTTTGAGTTTCAGCAATTTCTGCCACTCAGGATTCTTAACATCTTCAAATCCGCGCGGTAGCTTTTTATAAGAATCTCCGTCAAAAAGGGTAAAATGTTTTGCCTCCTTTATTGCCTTTACAAGCTCCCCTCCGTTAACCGATATTTCATCTCTGATGCTTGCTATTACTTCAGGTTCAGGCATATAGAGCCCTATATAAAGCATGCTTCCCTCAAAATAATCTTTCACCTCCGGAGGTTGCATGTGAAAATAATATCCCGCATAAGGTCCTTTCTTCCCCCCCTTGGTGATGTAAAGTCCAATATGATTCTTGTAAGGAGTCTTGTCCTTGCTAAAGCGCATATCCCTGTAAATGCGGTAAGTACACTCTTTGACAGTTAATCTGTCGGGATCTATATAAGGGTCAAACTTGCCAATCTCTATAATCAGCTGCTGCGCAAATTCATTAAATTTTGCCTGGCAGTCAAGGTACTCTTGCTTGTGGGCGGTAAACCACTCTTTGTTGTTATTGCGGTACAAATGTTTAAAGAAATCATAGACGTCCCGCATTGTTTTTTGACTCCCGACAGCTGTTGTTTTCATAGGATTTCAGAGATAAAAAATTAACATAATTTGGTTGCATTTTTGAGGCAAAAAATGCCTCTCAAAACGCACATCAAATGTACAAAATTTGCCCGTATGTAGATTCATAGATAAATATCCCGCATTGGTGGATGCTCTCCCCCTATTAGTCTATATTCAAGGGATTTCACTGAATTTTGCACCAAATTTGCCTCTGCAACGGGAAGAAAAATAAACCGTTTATGAGGGTTAGTCAAAATATCATGAGAAAAATTTTTAGGGCATTTTTAGTAATTGCCTCAATATGCATCACGGCAGGTGCCGCGTCTAATGCTGAGGCCGCGGAAAATTCCGCAAGGAAAAATACCGATACGCTATCTCCACAAAAAGTCTGGACGCTTAAGCAGTGTACGGACTATGCGCTGGAAAACAATGTTGCGCTGCAGCAAAGCAAGCTGGACGCGGATAATGCGGCCATTGATGTTAAGACGGCAAAGGCTGCAAAATATCCATCCTTATCAGCCTCCGTTGGACAGAATTACAGCGGAAATTACTTTAACAACGGCGCTTCTGAAAAGAATACTTACTCAGGAAGTTACGGAGTATCAGCCAACTGGACGTTGTACAAAGGAGGGTATCTTAATGATAACGTAAAGCAAACAACTGTAACTCAGCAAATACAGGATTTAACATACACAAAGAACAGGCTGGACCTTAAAGTCACTGTTGCTCAATATTATGTGCAAGTCCTTTATGATATTGAAAACATAAAAATCAGACAGGAGGCGGCCGCATCTTCTAAGGTCCAGTGGGACAGAGGCAAAGAATTTCTAAAGGCGGGCAACATGTCAAAAGCTGACTGCGCAAAACTGGAGGCACAGTACAATGCAGATAATTATCAGCTGGTTACGGCACAGAGCACTTATGACAGCGATATGGTAAATCTTAAGAACGCACTTAAGCTGGAGAGAGAGGAGATGAGCATTATAACTCCGGAAATATCTGAGAGCAAGGTACTTGAAACCATTCCCGACCGCAACGGCGTTTTTGCAAAGGCAATGAACCTGAGGCCTGAAATTGAAATCAGCCAGCTGTATATTAAGAACAGCGAGCTTGAACTGGCAAAGGCAAAATATACCCCTACTATCTCACTTAACGCAAGCAGCGGAACAAACAATATCAGCGGTACCGGCACTAATTACGGCAAGCAGCTTAAGACAAATTGGACCAATACCGTTGGCGTAACTCTTTCTATTCCAATCTACAGCAATCGCACTTACAAAAGCGCAACTGAGAAGGCAAAAAATGATATAAGCTACTACAAGCTGGCCGCCGAGCAGACAGAGAATGATATGTACAAAACAATAGATAATTTATACTTAAACGCTAAAAATACTCAGCAGCAATATATTAGCGCTAAAGAATCATACAGGAGCGCAAAAGAAAGTTATGACCTTGTGTGCGAGCAGTTCAATCTTGGAATGAAAAATATTGTGGAGCTGGAGCAGGAGAAGAGCACTTATCTTGCTGCAGAGCAAGAAGTTGCACAGACAAAATACATGGCGCTTTATAATCTGCAGGTGCTTAAATTTTATACAGGTGAAGAGATTGACATATAATAATTGAAACAAGATATTGCGCAAACATTCTAAAATTCACAATATCTGTCGGGATAAGAGAATAAAAAAATAATAATATGAACAACAAGAAAAAAATAATTTGGTGGAGCGTAGCGGCTGTTGCAGTGATAGTTGCATGCGTGCTTATTTTTGGAAAGAAGAGTTCTAAAAGCGTTATGTCTTTTAAAATGGAGACGGTTAAACGCGGGAATGTAAATAATACCGTTACCGCAACCGGCACAATAGAACCAGTTGTAAAAGTAGAAGTTGGTACTCAGGTTTCAGGTATTGTAAAGAAACTTTATGTGGATTACAACAGCGTTGTTAAAAAGGGGCAGGTAATTGCGGAGCTGGATAAGACCACGCTAATGGCTGATTATGAGAGTCAAAAGAGCAGTTATGCAAAAGCGCAGAGCGATTATTCTTATCAGCTTAAAAATTACAACAGAGAGAAAATGCTGCATGACAAAGGTCTTGTAGCAGATAGCGAATATGAATCTGCTTTGGACAGCTATCAAAGTTCAAAGAATACTTTGGCAATGTCCAGGCAAAGCATGGAGAAGGCAAAGACAAATCTTTCCTACGCAACAATTACCTCCCCTATTGACGGAGTTGTATTGAGCAAGAGTGTTGAGGAGGGCCAGACTGTTGCTGCAAGCTTCAGTACGCCAACACTTTTCTACATTGCAAAAGACCTTACTCAGATGAGAGTAATTGCAGACGTAGATGAGGCCGACATAGGCAATGTAAAAGAGGGACAGAGAGTTGAATTTACCGTAGATGCTTATGTAGGAGAGACTTTCAGCGGAACTGTTACGCAAGTAAGACAGAATGCTACAACTACCAACAACGTAGTAACTTATGAAGTTGTAGTTTCTGCGCCAAATCCGGATTTAAAATTGAAACCTGGTCTGACTGCAAACATAACAATCTACACTGCTGAGAAGAACAATGTGCTTACAATAAAACCTAAAGCGTTAAAGTTTGACCCTCAGCTATATGCAAAGAAGGGAGGATACTCCATCAGCAAAGAATCTCAACAATATCTTGGCAATCCTACTGCAGGCGAAGAGGGAAAAGGAATCCTTTGGACGCTTAATAATAAGACCTTTACAGCTATTCCTGTAGAGATTGGAACAAAGAGCAAGACGGCCGTAGAAATTACCGGAGGAGTACAGGAAGGGACAAAAGTTGTTTTGGAAATGAGCATGTCATCTACCGGAGATGCCTCATTAAGCGATTCAGATTCAGGCAGTTCTAGTGACCAAAGTTCTCCTTTCATGCCTAAGCATCCGGGAGAGAACAATAAAAAGAGCGGCAGCAACGGCGGCGGCAGTGGCGCAGGCCCTAGGTAAAAACTGTCGGGATAAAAAAATAATAATTAGATAATATCATGGATAGCAACAATATAGCAAGTACCGGAGAGAAGAAGGTTGTAATTGACCTGCAGGACATCAAGAGAAATTTCCTGGTGGGAGATGAGATTGTGCATGCTTTAAGAGGAGTTAGCTTTAAGGTGTATGAGGGTGAGTTTGTGACAATTATGGGAAAGTCAGGCAGCGGGAAATCCACTCTTTTGAACACGCTCGGATGCCTGGACACACCTTCCAGCGGAGAGTATTATCTGGATGGTGTCTCCGTAAGAACAATGAGCAAGCCGGAGAGAGCGATGCTGAGAAACAGGAAGATTGGATTTGTATTTCAATCATACAATCTGCTTGCAAAAACTACTGCCCTGGAGAATGTGGAACTGCCGCTGATGTACAACTCTGCATATTCATCTGCACAGCGCAAACAGGCTGCCATTGATGCACTTACAGCTGTGGGGCTGGCGGACAGGATGTACCACAAAAGCAATCAGATGTCCGGCGGACAAATGCAAAGAGTTGCAATTGCGCGCGCCCTTGTAAATAATCCGGCCGTTATTTTGGCCGACGAGGCAACTGGAAATTTGGATACAAGAACCTCTTATGAAATTTTGGTACTGTTCCAAAAGCTTCATGCAGAGGGGAAAACAATAATATTTGTAACACACAATCCCGATATTGCAATGTACAGCGGACGCAATATTACGCTCAGGGACGGAAAGATTAAAGAAGAGACAGAGAACAATAACATTCAGTCGGCCAAGGCTGCGCTGGAGGCTCTTCCAAAAAATGAAGATGAATAAAACGGGGAGGATAAATTATGAACTGGGGAAATTTATTTAAAATAGCGCTTAAATCCATAGCCAGCAACAAGTTGCGTACGTTTCTTACAATGCTTGGAATTGTG
The window above is part of the Bacteroidales bacterium genome. Proteins encoded here:
- a CDS encoding TolC family protein is translated as MRVSQNIMRKIFRAFLVIASICITAGAASNAEAAENSARKNTDTLSPQKVWTLKQCTDYALENNVALQQSKLDADNAAIDVKTAKAAKYPSLSASVGQNYSGNYFNNGASEKNTYSGSYGVSANWTLYKGGYLNDNVKQTTVTQQIQDLTYTKNRLDLKVTVAQYYVQVLYDIENIKIRQEAAASSKVQWDRGKEFLKAGNMSKADCAKLEAQYNADNYQLVTAQSTYDSDMVNLKNALKLEREEMSIITPEISESKVLETIPDRNGVFAKAMNLRPEIEISQLYIKNSELELAKAKYTPTISLNASSGTNNISGTGTNYGKQLKTNWTNTVGVTLSIPIYSNRTYKSATEKAKNDISYYKLAAEQTENDMYKTIDNLYLNAKNTQQQYISAKESYRSAKESYDLVCEQFNLGMKNIVELEQEKSTYLAAEQEVAQTKYMALYNLQVLKFYTGEEIDI
- a CDS encoding efflux RND transporter periplasmic adaptor subunit, producing the protein MNNKKKIIWWSVAAVAVIVACVLIFGKKSSKSVMSFKMETVKRGNVNNTVTATGTIEPVVKVEVGTQVSGIVKKLYVDYNSVVKKGQVIAELDKTTLMADYESQKSSYAKAQSDYSYQLKNYNREKMLHDKGLVADSEYESALDSYQSSKNTLAMSRQSMEKAKTNLSYATITSPIDGVVLSKSVEEGQTVAASFSTPTLFYIAKDLTQMRVIADVDEADIGNVKEGQRVEFTVDAYVGETFSGTVTQVRQNATTTNNVVTYEVVVSAPNPDLKLKPGLTANITIYTAEKNNVLTIKPKALKFDPQLYAKKGGYSISKESQQYLGNPTAGEEGKGILWTLNNKTFTAIPVEIGTKSKTAVEITGGVQEGTKVVLEMSMSSTGDASLSDSDSGSSSDQSSPFMPKHPGENNKKSGSNGGGSGAGPR
- a CDS encoding DUF2461 domain-containing protein; translation: MKTTAVGSQKTMRDVYDFFKHLYRNNNKEWFTAHKQEYLDCQAKFNEFAQQLIIEIGKFDPYIDPDRLTVKECTYRIYRDMRFSKDKTPYKNHIGLYITKGGKKGPYAGYYFHMQPPEVKDYFEGSMLYIGLYMPEPEVIASIRDEISVNGGELVKAIKEAKHFTLFDGDSYKKLPRGFEDVKNPEWQKLLKLKEISLGYQMSENFLFKDDKLAKRVAALLKETARFTAFINKCVDYALEK
- a CDS encoding ABC transporter ATP-binding protein, which encodes MDSNNIASTGEKKVVIDLQDIKRNFLVGDEIVHALRGVSFKVYEGEFVTIMGKSGSGKSTLLNTLGCLDTPSSGEYYLDGVSVRTMSKPERAMLRNRKIGFVFQSYNLLAKTTALENVELPLMYNSAYSSAQRKQAAIDALTAVGLADRMYHKSNQMSGGQMQRVAIARALVNNPAVILADEATGNLDTRTSYEILVLFQKLHAEGKTIIFVTHNPDIAMYSGRNITLRDGKIKEETENNNIQSAKAALEALPKNEDE